Genomic DNA from Amycolatopsis alba DSM 44262:
TCTGTGAAGATGGTGGTGGCAGGCATTCTCCGGCGCCGCACCGTGGTCGCTGCTCGCCGCCGCGACCGGTGCGGACGTCGCCGAATTCATCGCGAGGCTTCGCGGGAAACGGCGGCGTTCGTTCGTGATCGCCCTCGATTTCGCTTTGCTCGCTTCACTTTTCGCGGTACTGCTGGTCGTGTTCGTCCCGGCTCCGATGGCGGGTCGCGGTTCATCGGTGAGTCTCCACCTGCTGGCGGACGTCCTGCCCGTCTTCGGCGATCACCCGGACCCCGCCTTGTTTCAGCTGGCGGGCCCGGTGGTGCGACCCTCGAGATCACCCTGTCCGAATCGGACGGTGGAGCCCTGCTCGTCTCGGCCCAGGCCTCGGTGGCGGCCTGAAACCGTGAGGGCTACCTCGGCCGGACGCCCGAGAGGACCGCGTCCAGGCTGGGAAGCCACCGCTGTCGGGGATCCGGCTCCACGAGCCATTCCGAGTGAGTCTCGACGCGTCCGGAGTCGCCGGGCAGGGGGAGCAGTGCGCCCCACGCGAGCACGTCGACATGCTGTGGCAGGGAGATCCGGGGCGGGATCAGCCCGTCGATCTCCGCGAGCACGGCGACGCGCGGGCCCTGCTGGGTCAGCACCGCCATGGCAGGGCCCGCGCAGCCGGTCTCGGCGAGCCGGGCGAGGACCTGATTGCCGTGGATCTTGGGCATGGTCACCGCGCAGACCCCGTTCTCCAGCACGAGGAACGGCCGTGGGCCACGCCATTTCAGCGACCAGCCGAAGAGCCTGCCGTAGAAGGCGTCGCCACGGGGACGGATCGAATCCCGCGATGAGAGGGACTCGTCCGGAAGCACTTGCTGGTCCAGCGACATCGTCGGCGCCTTCCGAACGGTGGGTGGGGAATGCTCGACAGCCTAACGGCACTCAGTGCCACTAGCAAGTCTGCTGCTACCGTCCCGCTATGACCGATTCGCCGCGCCGAGCGCCGGTGACCAGAGCAGGAGCGACCCCGGCCGGCAGGCGCCGCCTCCGCCGCGCACTCGCTGCCGCGGCCGTGGACCTGTTCGTGGCCAAGGGATACGAGGCCACCACGGTGGACGAGATCGCGGCCGCCGCGGGGGTGGGTCGGCGCACGTTCTTCCGGTACTTCGACGCCAAGGACGACGTGCTCTTCGCCAACCACGACGAGATCGTGGCCGAGATGGAGGACGCGTTCGCGGTCGCGGACCCGGATCGCGACCCGGTGGAGACGGCGTGCGCCACCGTGAGCCTCGTCCTCGACTCCTACGCCGCGGAACTCGACGTTTCGCTCAAACGGTTCACGCTGACCCGGACGGTGCCGTCGTTGCGGGACAAGGAGGTCGCGACAGTCGACCGCTATCAGCGCGTGCTCGCGCGCTATCTGCGGGCGCGGTTCGCCGAGCAGGGTGACCAGGCGGCGAGCCTGCGGGCGGACGTGGCCGCCGCGGCGATCGCGGCCGCCAACAACCACGTGCTCCGGCGCTGGCTGCGCAGTGGCGGGCAGGACGACATCAGCGCCACCGCGGCGGAGGCCTTCGCGCTGGTCGTCGACGCGTTCCGGCCCGCGAACGAGGCGGCCGAGACGACGGTGGTGGCCGTGATGACCACCTCGACACCCTTGCATGCCGTCATCGCCAAGGTGAACGCCGCGCTGACCGAAAAGTAAGACGCCTGGACTGGCACTCGGTGCCACGAACAGTGGCGACTACGCAGGGTGAGTCGATCTGGCGGTAGGGTGACGGCTGATGATCGACCGACAGCTCCCGCGAGTGTGGTGGGATGCCCTGCGCCACACGGCATTCACCGGAACCGGCGCCCCGCCGAAACGTTCGGCGGGGCTGCGCTGGCTGCGTGGTCTCGCGATCGTCGCATGTGGACTCTGGGCGGGGTTCGTCACGTTCTCGACCGTCTCGGTGTCACCGCCCGCGAAGACGTTCAACGTACTCGTCACCGTCCTGCCCTGCCTGCTCGCGGTGCGCTCACCACTGTGGGGATGGCGCACGCTGATCGTCGGGATCGTGGGCACCCCGCTGACCCTGCCGGGGATGGCCGCCTCCTGGGACTGGCCATGGGCGCCGGGCCTCGCGCTCACGGCGGCGCTCGTGTTCTACCTGGTGGGGGAGAGCACCGATCAGGCGGAACTGACCTGGGCGGGGCTGATCTCGTTCGCCGCCACGGCACCCTTCACGCAGGACTGGCGTGACGCGGCACTGCTCGTGATGCTGGGCGGAATAGTGTTCTTCCTCGGCAACACGGTCCGCCAACGCAGACTCGCCGAAGAAGAACGCGCGGCACAGCAGGAACGCAGGCTCGCGGAGGAGACACGAGCGGCACTTCTGGAGGAACGAGCGGGCATCGCGCGAGAACTCCATGACGTGGTCGCCCACCACATGTCCGTGCTCGCGTTGCGCGCGGACTCGGCGCGGTTCCGGTTCGCCGATCAGGCCGGGACCGGCCGCG
This window encodes:
- a CDS encoding sensor histidine kinase, which translates into the protein MIDRQLPRVWWDALRHTAFTGTGAPPKRSAGLRWLRGLAIVACGLWAGFVTFSTVSVSPPAKTFNVLVTVLPCLLAVRSPLWGWRTLIVGIVGTPLTLPGMAASWDWPWAPGLALTAALVFYLVGESTDQAELTWAGLISFAATAPFTQDWRDAALLVMLGGIVFFLGNTVRQRRLAEEERAAQQERRLAEETRAALLEERAGIARELHDVVAHHMSVLALRADSARFRFADQAGTGRDAEIWQEFAELAGTAREGLTELRRLLGVLRSEDHALLVAPQPGLAKVVELVEGVKAAGTSCELELRGDLGAVPVGVALSVFRIVQEALSNAIQHAPGASISGELTAGPDSVRLLIENGPGDGPKRTDAAGSGHGLTGMRERAVMLAADLEAGTRPDGGFLVALTVPLDREGQPQP
- a CDS encoding TetR family transcriptional regulator, which produces MTDSPRRAPVTRAGATPAGRRRLRRALAAAAVDLFVAKGYEATTVDEIAAAAGVGRRTFFRYFDAKDDVLFANHDEIVAEMEDAFAVADPDRDPVETACATVSLVLDSYAAELDVSLKRFTLTRTVPSLRDKEVATVDRYQRVLARYLRARFAEQGDQAASLRADVAAAAIAAANNHVLRRWLRSGGQDDISATAAEAFALVVDAFRPANEAAETTVVAVMTTSTPLHAVIAKVNAALTEK